The nucleotide sequence CGAAGGGCATCGAGAAGGGGCGTACGAAGATCATCGCGGCGACGGCTTCGGCCATGGCCGGCGTGCCTTTTGACGAGACGTTGAAACGGCTGCACCCGGTGACGCTGCAGTCCGTCCCGCAGGGCGTGCATTTGTTCTCGGACATTATTGCGCCTGAACAAGGCCTTGAGCAGGTGGGCCGGATTGTGCGCGAAGGCGGCTGGGATACGGTGGTGGCCCTGCATGCGCGGCAAGCGCGCGAGGTCTCGGTGAAGTACTTCAAGGGCCGAAGCGGGACGCCGGCGTTTGTGCTGTACGAACGGAAGAACCCGAAGCGCGAACCGTACGTCTTCTACGGCTACCAGCGCCCGGGACCGTTCTTGGAATACATGAATTTGAAGGAAGGCGAGTAGGAGATGTTGAAGATTGAATCGTTCCCTGTCGGGATGCTGCAGGCCAATTGCCATATTGCGTACGACGACGAGTCGAAGGAAGGCGTGATCGTGGATCCGGGCGGCGACCCGGGGTTGATCGAGAAGGCGATCGCCGATGCTGGGATCACAGTGGCGGCGATCTGGAACACACATGGGCACATCGACCACATCGGCGCCAATGCCGCGATGAAGCGTCTGACCGGCGCGCCGATTTCGATCCACCCGCTGGAGGAAGACTGGCTGACGGATGGCGACAAGAATCTGGCGTCGTGGATTCCGCTGCCGTTCGAGCCCCAGCCGGCGGATGCGCTTTGGAACGAAGGCGATGAGTTTGAGGCGCTCGGAAGGTCGTGGCGGATCATTCACGTGCCGGGGCATTCGCCGGGTTCGGTGGCGATCATCTGCGATGCGGAGAAGCTACTCTTCGGCGGCGATGTGCTG is from bacterium and encodes:
- a CDS encoding MBL fold metallo-hydrolase; protein product: MLKIESFPVGMLQANCHIAYDDESKEGVIVDPGGDPGLIEKAIADAGITVAAIWNTHGHIDHIGANAAMKRLTGAPISIHPLEEDWLTDGDKNLASWIPLPFEPQPADALWNEGDEFEALGRSWRIIHVPGHSPGSVAIICDAEKLLFGGDVLMRGAIGRCDLPGGDPAVLAESLKRLMELPDDYRVYSGHSPVTTIGEERHGNLLVMDILAGRGL